The Osmerus mordax isolate fOsmMor3 chromosome 5, fOsmMor3.pri, whole genome shotgun sequence DNA window ggagagaaaggtgaaCAGAAAGAGACCCTCAAAAAACTCAAAAGGAACAAGAGTGTGATTGATGCAAAATACAAAGGTTACATCTTGAAGTTTGACATGTTATCATTTTCAAAGATGTgtgatatttaaataatatatgagtttgtgcgtgtgtgtggcctgtcCTTTCTCAGGACCAGAGAGGACACTGCTGtgtttgttcctgtgtgtgttgtgtgtgtgataggctgAGGTAAATTGAGAGTGACAGGTCCACTGGATGCCCTCTGGACTTGAAGCCCCTGCCCTCTACTTCCGTCTTCCTGCCCCCTCCATTCTTCTTTATTTTGttattgtcctcctctccctccatcctgtccttctatcgtcctgttctctcctcttctcctcctaccCCAGGACCAGAGCTGAGTGCCACTCTGGCTTCTGGCCCTGCTAGGCCTGTCCTTGGCCACGCTGGTTCACATGCCACCCAGTGATCTGCCCCTGGAGAGCAGCTGTTCTTGTTTGTTATTAATGACTGTTTCTCTAAGAACTGTTTACAACAAAGAGCCTAGTGATAGTCACAATCTTCAGACACTTTGCAAAGGGCtactggtgtgtttctgtgtgtgtgtgtgtgtctaatgccATATTGGCATTAGCAGACATGAGGATGTGGTCTCCATCTCTttgctctccctcctgtcctgcatCTTATGTTTATTGACTCTAGATAAGTTTACTGGCAGCAGCAAGTTGACCAAACGCCCAGAGGCTCAAtgaggtggagagggatggCTGAAGGACATGAGAAGACTCAGCTAAAAGGTGTTGAGAGTTAAGAATATGTGAGAGATCAATACTCAATACATCTGTCAAGATTCAGACAGTGGCTGATGAAGACTTGCAACCTGAATAGGGTTTggagttttgttttattttggtgtGTACTTGCAAAATGTGTGAAATGCTTAaaagtttgtttttttacctAAATATGTTTTATGGTAAAATATGATGCACCCTGGGTCCTGGGTCCAGCTTTAAGGGCTGTCTGTGAGAAAAGTCTGAGCTTGtgtgtccctctttctctcagtggAGCTTCTAAGAGGAAAATATCATAGGAGAAAAATGTCAGGCCTAATGTGTGATCACTGAGCCTGTCACAGGTCCCCTTGTCCCCAGATACCCACTGAGACATGCCCCCCTcttacacacgcatacacacacacacacacaccctagaaaGACCTGACCCATGGTAGGGGCTGGCTGAAGCAGACCACTGAGACCAGAAGGGAGCACAAatgtcaaccccccccctctcctccacacacacgcgaaCTGCCAACACCTCAAAAGGTCTTTTCAAAACAAACTTGCATGCGCTTTatactcacaccacacacaccaccccaacaAAAGTGTGTTCTTCTTTGTGATGTCTTGCATACCATCCCTCtggcacacacatttacatttacatttagtcatttagcagacgctcttatccagagcgacttacagtaagtacagggacattccccctgaggcaagtagggtgaagtgccttgcccaaggacacaacgtcatttgacacggccgggaatcgaactggcaaccttcagattactagcccgattccctcaccgctcagccacctgactccctacacatcTGCTGCTACACTGCATATACTCTCAGACATACACTCCCTCCAGGTGCCTGACCGTGTGGTTATTTGTGTTTCAGAGAGCAGTGACTACAGTGAAGTCCTCCCAGACTCGTTCCCCTCGGCCCCAGCAGAACCGCTCCCAGAGTTCCAGCTGGAGCCTGAGGATGCCTTCATAGTGAAGAACCGCCCAGTCCAGCTCCGATGCCGAGCTGCTCCGGCCACCCAGATCTACTTCAAATGCAACGGAGAGTGGGTCAACCAGAATGACCATGTGACCAGGGAGAGCCTGGACCAAGTCACAGGTACGACCAAGCCAGTCATAAATCACACACATAAcactaagaaacacacacattcccaactTCCCTTACAACACCCCACGACAATTAGCTCAAATAGACGATAGACATTCAAATGGATTTTGCATAATAATGGTTGCTTACATGATTATTAAAGGACTATGCATAAACATTCacttctcatctctctgtgacattcccattctgtctctctttctccccatctctctttgtttctctatttccacatctcttcctctcccattgccttctttctctgctccccctctccccccatctgtttccgtctctctctcacccccccccctcccctcacccctctctctctcggaaaCCCAGGTCTAGTTGTGAGGGAGGTGGACATCTCAGTGTCCAGGACCCAGGTAGAGGAGTTGTTTGGCCTGGAGGACTACTGGTGCCAGTGTGTGGCCTGGAGCTCTGCTGGCACAACCAAGAGCACCCGTGCATACGTCCGCATCGCATGTCAGTACCTCaccactatgtgtgtgtatgtatacacatGTGCTTGAATTCATGTATGCAGTTTTGGGTGTCAGACCTGGGTACCATTGGTAATACTTTGAATGACTTATCTTTTCTCAAGGGTGCGTGTCTGTTGTGTTGTATCAGGGGACTATTCCTTAAGAATGCTCCCTCCCGCCAGACACTTCAGGCAGCCTAATGCTAAAGTAGGATTTCTCCAATTCAGAtctcccagggctgtgtgcttgtgtgcatgcacacatttcactatttatttattttacataggtctatttttgcatgtgtgtactcCACAGTGCATCTTCTCCTCACAAGTTTCTCccatgggcatgtgtgtgtgttgtgcatagTGACTGACAGAGTGCATGTTTATAAGGAAATGCAGCTAAACACTGGGCAGAGGCTATTCTTGGATGCACCCACACGTCCCTCCCAGGGTGTGACAGCAGATGACTGGCTGAGACGAGGAGGGTGTCTGTCAGACTGTCACTAACCCCCGGCTCTCTacatccccctcacccccacagacCTACGGAAGAACTTTGAGCAGGAGCCCCTGGGCAGGGAGGTGCGGCTGGATCAGGAGGTGCTACTCCAGTGTCGCCCCCCAGAGGGAATGCCACCTGCTGAGGTACCCCTGCTTCATCATTCTTCTTCGTTctcatcctcttccccctctttaCTCTGATCCCGATTAAgcttgtaatgtgtgtgtgtgtgtgtatgagtgtgtgtgagtgacagacaTGATATTCATATCTCCCTCAGCAAATATATCTTCAGTGCTCTGCAAATGTCAGAAGGACTTAGGAGCACTGCAAGCACAGACTGGATTGATGGATTACTCTTTGTGTTTATTTACTGTCctgtgtgggtttgtttgtgtgtttgtgtacgtgttttGTTTGGTCTGTTTTGTGTtcgcttgtgtgtatgtctttccTGTAATGTCTCTCGCAGGTGGACTGGCTGAAGAACGAGGATACTATCGACCTGGCTCTGGATTCCAACTTCCTGATGACCATCGACCATGACCTCATCATCAAGCAGGCTCGTCTGTCCGATACGGCAAACTACACATGCGTTGCCCGCAACGTGGTGGCCAAGCGACGAAGCAGCACGGCCACACTTATCGTCTACggtaacacacatgcataaactcAGCATCAGGGGGCTTCATTTGGGGGGCTGTATTACAGAGATGAGTTGCAGGTTTTTATTTCCACTGATTGGCTATATCCTCTGTCAGTCAGTGGAGGCTGGTCCTCTTGGACCGAATGGTCGGAATGTAACACACGCTGTGGGCGGGGCTGGCAAAGACGAACGCGCAGCTGCACCAATCCTGCTCCACTCAATGGAGGAACCTTCTGTGAGGGCCCACCCTTTCAGAGAGTGACCTGCACCACCCTCTGTCCAGGTGAGAATGAaagtatgaacacacacacacagagaactgaCATATGACCCCCTTCAGCCAAGACAAAGGCCTTGTTAATGCATAGGGAGCCAGTCAGAGGTGGATTTGTTACATGAACTTATGAAATCCTCACTGTGACCTccgcccctctgccccctcctatCCAGTTGACGGGGGCTGGACGGAGTGGGCTAAGTGGTCGGCCTGTGGGACGGAGTGTACTCACTGGCGCAGCCGCGAATGCCAGGCCCCTCCTCCTCGAAATGGGGGCCGCCACTGCAGTGGGAGCATAATGGAAAGCAAGAACTGCACCGAGGGCCTGTGCACACGCAGTGAGTCACCTGACCTCACACAGAGCAGCCAATTGGTAAATTAGAGTAGACTAGCATCCAATCAGATATCAGCATGACAAGCCAGAAATCTGATTGCAGTTCAGCATCAGCCCCAAGTAGTCTtcttgggggaaggggggtctgAAAAAGCCCTCATGTAGTTAGTAAACTGGCACACACAAAGGCGTTTGGTGGTGGAAAATTGCCTCCTAGAGAGGAGAATAGAAAAGCGTCCAGATTAAAGGAGTGCAGATAGAGGAACTCAACAAGGGTGTGGTAAGGAGACCAGAGAGTTGGGAAGTGTGCATGACACAAGCAAGTAGAGGAATTAACAGAGGGGAGAGCATATGAGAGTGAGTCAGATCCAGCCTGACACCCGATGTGCAACCCGTGATGAGCTGGGCGGAATCCAGCTGACAGCGTATTAGACTCTCCCAGACGCACACATCTTTGTGCTCCAACACTCAATGCATACATGGAAACtcgacaaacacagacacacatacacatacactcacagtgTCCACAGGAGTCCTCTACttgttgagacacacacacactcacagtgtgtgtggatgcagacAAAATACGTCCTCTACAGACTCTTCTCACACAAAGCAGCGAGGAATACAGGCCtaaagctcacacacactgatgcagcTGCACAGGAGTATTGTCTGTAGTTCCTTAGTGCTGGAGGCCCTGTGGAGAGTCCAGTGGAGAGACTACAGCACTTGTAGCAGCTTGGAGTCTAGAAGAAAACTACTGCCTAAGTAGCTGGATTAACTGCTTTACTGTTCATTCGTCACAGTAATCACACTCACAATCAACTCAACCTTTCTCTCATTCATTAATTTACTGGCGCAGGCCaggctgtgtgtatttgtacaaaAAGCCGTAGGCCTACTTCAACAGAAATTACATTAAATAGGGTGTAAACTTGTTTGATCTTGTTTTATCATAGGCTCATTTTGACTTCAGTACAGTAGTTTCCTTTTTATTGCATACTGTATTCATGGACTTTGTGACCACCTTTTTTGCATTTTCCTTATGTTGCTATTACATTCATTTGCATTTCTACATACATTTTTatgttctttcttttcttccttctcTTGTTGTTTCTGTTCAAACAGATAAAAAGGTTTCTATTGAACATGCAAGTCATCGTAAGTTCACCTCTTCATCACTTCCCCTCCCACTGTCCACTATTCATCCACTTCCTGCCtagttgtgtgtatatgttagtatgtgtgtgttagtgtgtgtgtgtgtgtgtgtgtgtttctgtggacaCAGATGAGGAGTCATAGCATGGCACATGACTGTGTCCTGTTTTGCGTCATCTCACAAGGAGGTCATTTCAAACACACCTCTGTCCCTGTCTATCCTGGTTAGGACTGCTGTCACGTCCTGAGCTGTGTGTCGTTTATTAGACTAACATACGTCTGCCAACCAGCTCCCATTTGGTTTCCTCCCTCACAGGAAGCCAGCTAACCTAAATAAACAGTGGTTTGAAGATACACAAACACGAGAAAGAGAATAATTAATGCCATCACATgaaaaaacaaaatcaaaagCGAATCCATCCATCCTAAATGAGTAGTCGGGACTTGTACTGTGCAAGATTTGTTGATATTGCAGTGTAGTCGACGCTGCTTATTATTCACATAGAAGGATCTACTaggtatatataaaaaaaagtgaATTATTTTCACTTTCACAATTTCAACAGATTTAAAATCGGGCCCATGTTATCAATATTCTAGAGTTTACCGTCGGGGTGATGCTAGTTGTGACTAGCTGGATGTGACAGGGGAGCAGGCCGAGCCGGCCCCAGTAATGCACCTAATTCTCCATTGTTCCCTCTTTGGTAATAAGTGCGGACGGCTGTCGGATTCACTTCCGTTGTGCCACGTGAGCGTGCaagctctcttttcctcctctcggCCAGGCCGCCTCTGGCTCTCAGCAACCTCCCTAACTTTTCCTTGTACTCCATGTACTTTTTTGCTCTTGCCTCTCTGCATTCccatccttcctgtctcctaaCTTGTTTTCATTTCTCTACCCCTCCTGGGTCCTTCTCTCAAACAACAGTGTTCATTCCTTTCTCATCTGTGGAGCGTACATCTTCCATTCTTCCTCTACTGTATTGGTCCTCTTTTTCCAACTACCCAAGtggccctctcctctgctctcctctcccctcctttcccctccccacctctcctctcctctagctcATGTGCCATCAATTGCTCATCTTTTCACTAGTAGGAGGAAATGGGATAGGTAGAGGAGTTGagtagtgtgtgttggtgtgtgtgtctgctacccAGTCAGATACGATCTACCAGCAGAAGAGAGCGTGGAGGGAGTTGGGGTAGGCAGCAGGTCAGGTTAAtgccccctcacccacctccccttGCCACAGTTTTTTTGTGAAGAACTATCCCTGCAAGTCAAGGGTGGGGAGGCAGACTAATGTGTGATCATTACCACTGTTCTGTAGAGCCCCCACAGGATAATGGACTTGGAGAGGAAATGGGAATGTAGCATTGATTTTACAACAAAGttagaatgaaataaatctttttttaaagGCTACAGTTGTTATCTGCATCACAAACAACCCTGTTCTCTTGTGATTCCCTGATTTTAATTATTTATGTACTTGTGGATTTGTACATGTATACACATATAGCTGCCACTCCGTCCTCTGTCAGCTTTGgatccagatgtgtgtgtgtgtgtgtgtgtgtgtgtgtgtatatcgttGTGGAAAACCTAACCCTACGTCTTTGCCCTCCCCCAGCTTTGGAGCCTGGCATGGGTGTGGCGGTGTATGCTGGCCTGGTGGGGGCACTGTTGCTGTGCGGCgtactggtgctgtgtgtgggtataCTGGCATACCGACGCAGGTGCCGCCACCTCCACGGTGACATCACAGATTCTTCCTCTGCCCTCACAGCGGCCTTCCACCCTGGCAACTACAAGGCTCCCAGACAGGGTAGGGAGCTCTCATGCTTCTGCTTTTAAATGGCTTCTGCAATGCTCTGATTTGCCTGATCATCCCTCTTTTGTCTGTAGTGTTCTTAATTTGTCCATCCTTGTTGTGGTGGGGGGTTCTGTACCCTATATGTCACTATATGTGTTTTTTATTATCTCTATTCTATTACCCTAACCATCCTAAGTTTATTGATGGCACCAATCCTTTGTAGCAACTGTGTTTCTTAGGATCTTTGAATAGTTACCAGACAACATATAAAtaggtctctctcacactttctctctttcttttttcatctgtctcttacatttacatttaacatttttacattttagtcatttagcagacgctcttatccagagcgacttacaataagtacagggacattcccccgaggcaagtagggtgaagtgccttgcccaaggacacaacgtcatttgacacagctgggaatcgaactggcaaacttcagattactagcccgattccctaaccgctcagccacctgactctttcatctctctctctctttctgtctctctctccctccagacaaCCCCCACCTCCTGCACCCTTCAGCGCCCCCAGACTTGACTGCCACCGTGGGACCCTTCCGTGGGCCCCTTTTCTCCCTGCAGCAGGGGGCCAACGACAGCCCCCACAAGATCCCCATGACCACCTCTCCCCTGCTGgatcctctccccagcctgaaGATTAAGGTGTACAACTCCTCCACACTGTCCTCCCTGGAGCTTCCCCCCTCGGGGGGCTCCTCTGATGGGGAGATCCTGAGCCTGAAGATGGTGGGCACGGTGGGCAGGGACAGGGAGCACCATGGGCAGACACTGTCCAGAGAGCCTGGACACAGCACCAGCGCCACCCTGGGTCACCTGGGTGGGCGCCTCACCATCCCCAACACAGGTAATGTGAAGGCCTGTTCAGTTACACACAGACAATGTAacgcactggaacacacacgcaacagCAAATGGAGGTGCCTTCTAATGGTGGTTTATAGTAATCAGTGTAATCtgctctttctatttctttctctctccctctgtctatctcgttctcacacacatactcttagGTGTGAGTCTGCTAATTCCACCAGGAACCATTCCTCAGGGGAAGTTTTACGAGATGTACTTGATAATCAGCAAGTGGGAAAAAACAACGTAAGCCAGCATCTCCCTTCCTCTAAGCTTTCTCAGAAGGAATAACTTTGGGGAAAATACCTCACCATCAAAATCACTATCATTTAGAAGTATCGGGTCTTTAGTTCTAAGGTTTTAGTTCATGGATCGTCAGTAAAAGTTACAGTTCTGTGGGTTCCTAACCAAAGAGAACAAATCCTAAGTTGAATTCAGAGTTGCTGTGCAAGCAAGTTTAAAGCTGTGATTCAGCCTGCAAAAAGTACCTGTTCTGTTACATTCTTCCTGTAGAATCCTTTCTTTTTACAGTATCTGTGATAGTAAGGTAACTAGCATTACCTACATGTCAATCTCAGTTGGGATCCTTACTTTAAGTCTGCGTGATAGAGAAGCAAAAAATGGCCATTCTCATGTTGTTCTCCTTGTGTGTAGGCTCCCGTCAGAGGGCAATCAAACAGTGCTCAGCCCCATAGTGAGCTGTGGACCATCAGGGATGCTGCTGAGCCGGCCTGTGGTTCTCACACTGCCACACTGCGCCCAGCTGGACACCCCTACCCCAGACTGGATCCTCACCCTCAAGACCCAGACACATCAGGGggcctgggaggtgaggagtagttggggggggggggggggatctggatCTATTTTCTCCTATCACTGCTAAttacaaacaaccaaaacataaCTTCATCAAATCTGGTGAGTTGTTTCATATATTAGTCAAGTGTGCAGTGTGCTGTCTGTTGATGCTGTGCTTCTGCCCCTTGCCTAAAGGAGGTGCTTACGGTGGGGGAGGAGACCCTGTCATCGCCCTGCTACCTgcaactggaggaggagagctgccaCGTGCTGTTGGAGCAGCTTGGCACCTACGGCCTGGTGGGCCAATCCGCACCACCCCAGTCTGCCTGCAAGCGTCTGCAGCTGGCCTTGTTTGCCCCCCgagccccctgcctctccctggacTACAGCCTGCGCATCTACTGCATCCAGGACACCCCCCATGCACTCAAGGtaacccccccttccctttcttGTGTCATATTTTCCCTAATTTGTTTTATGTTTCTatttctatccctctctgtgtttctgttcacATCTGGACCCACATGCCCCTtatgtcccccctctctctttttttacatAGGAGGTTTTGGAACTGGAGAAGAGTCTAGGTGGAGTTCTGCTGGAGGACCCCAAGCCTCTCATGTTCAAAGACAGCTACCACAACCTGCGCCTGTCCATCCATGACATCCCACACTCCCACTGGAGGAGCAAGCTGTTGGCAAAGTACCAGGTCAGAAAACCAACATCATTGCCACCCCAGTTCTCTCTGTAAAACATGTAGAGAACCTCAGCTATTGAGTTTACATCCCAGTCATGACAAGTCAGACATCTTACAGATTACCCCAACCCTAAAACAAATGAATGAACTTGTCAATGGCTTTCGTCACTTTTTTTGTGACCCCAGCTATTTGGGCTTGTGTTTTGGGGATTTGTAGGAGATCCCCTTCTACCACATTTGGAGTGGCAGCCAGAGGCCTCTCCACTGCACCTTCAGTCTGGAGCGAGGCAGCCTGGCGGTGTCCCAGCTTGCCTGCAAGATCTGTGTCCggcaggtggagggagaaggccAGATCTTCCAGCTGAACACAGACATCCAGGAGGTACTTGGGAGGTTGGGATTAGAGGGGGAAAGGTCAGTTAAAATGAAGCCACCACCATTTTATGTACAAGGAAAGGAGCATCAACAGTATGTGCCAGACCTCTCTTGGTTTCCAACAGCTTGCCTTCTCCTACCCACTTTTTAGACCCTGCCACCACACTCGCCCATGCCCTCGGGAGGCAcctgtctgccctcctcccagGTGGGCCCCTATGCCTTTCGCCTGCCTGCCACCATCCGCCACAAAATCTGTGCCAGTCTTGACGCCCCTAGTGCCCGCGGATGTGACTGGAGACTACTGGCACATAGCTTGGGGTTCGACAGGTCAGAAACAACCTCAGACATGGCTTGTTATTGTGTggggtttatttttattttgtattttttgggggggttgctTGTGTGTGAATTGTATTGTtctctgtgttgttttttcAACTGTATGTATCTATAATAAAGCGCCGGCAGAGAGCCCTTATTGTTATATTCCTTTCTCTTGACACTAACCTTCACCTCATTCctttcccctgcctctctcaggtATCTCAACTACTTTGCAACAAAACCCAGCCCCACAGGTGTTCTGCTGGACCTATGGGAGGCCTGTCACCAAGGTGACGCAGACCTAGTCTCTCTAGCGACCGCACTCGAAGACATGGGCAAGAGTGAGGTGCTGGTCGTCATGACAACAGATGGGGATTGCTGATTGGTCAAGTGAAAACAGAACAAAGAGAGCACATCTGCCATCATGAAGAAAATACCAATACTTGCCTATATATGCACAAAGAAACTAGGACCCTACACAGCTCTTAGAGAGCATTTCTGTCATATCCACCTCTTTATTACCTctgcctcatctcctctccaagCTTTCCCATCAGTTCCACCACACCCTCACCACACTGGGCTACCTGTGACACTCACTACCCAGGCCTGTCTTCAGAGCAATGTGGCACCTTTTGTGGAGGTGAATACGGGTGGAGTTGCAAGGAGGTGTAAAATATTGGCATATAACCATCCCAGTGTTGTATGTGCAGTGCAAATTGCATTCTTCTTCAgaggaaaaacaaataaatgtgGTTTGTTTGTACATAAACACAATGCTTGAGGATTCTCGCACAAAAATCCAAGCAATCATACAtcaaagcacacacatgcacgtacagGCACGCCCGCACTTCTGTCTGCAGACATACTCGAAGCCCAGTGTGAAAGTGCATGATTAAACACCCTCTCACCTCATGGATTGGGCTTTGTTTCCTAGCGACCAGCCCATATTTGAGGTCCCCATTGTCATGGTGTGTTTGCAGCTAGCGACAGGATAGGTACCTGTCTGCAACCCCTCAGGCTACTGGCAGACACAGAGGGACAGACTCACAGACTGCCCTCTTGCCAACTCTGACAGATATTATCCTCATAATTATGGTGTGACTGACAACAAATCATATCAGGAATGGTTTTGAGTTTGAAGTTCTAATTTGGTTGGATTTGGGGGTGGAGTACAATGGGGTGTATGAGGACAGAGGTGTTTATGGATAGGTGGGGCAGGTGATCAAGACTGATTATTGATAATGTACCCCCAGATGCCTCAAAGTCTTGGTAGAACAGTCAGCTTCAAAGAaggtctctctcctttcttttatctttccttctccttgaatcattctctcctgtctttctgctCGGCCTTTAATCTGTTCCGATTCAGAATACACAGCAGGAGAGCCCTCAGTCCACCCTTAAAAGTTTCCTTTAGGGAACGCTCTTTTAAGTTATTATCCATATTTGTGGATCTGTTCTTTGTCATTTGTGTCACTGCTGTTATTATCAAGACATGAAATCTGTTTTTTAAAGTTGTGCTTGATTACCAAGGTACAATGTTGCTTGGTTTTTGTTGATGCTGGAGGAGCTAGCCTGGAAGAGGTGGAACAGTGGAAGGCTGgaaaaacaaataataattttcaaatgtgtgtatttacttGATTTATCAAACTAATATGTAAAATAACATTGGCTGTGGTAAGACAACCTCTGTTATCATGTTGACAGTCAGCAGTGCTGCCAGATAATAATGATGTGGCTTGTTGGCAGATTAATCTTGCCTTGTGTTGACCTGGCAGCAATGGAGCATAAATCCTTACCTCAAGTTTTCTAAACTGTATTTCAACCCCTTTCTCTTCCTATATGCCCCAcgcgtctctttctctctgtctgtctaactcTTATTTAGCTTACTCTTTTCTTCCATGCCTCTTACTAACTGATTGTTTCCCTTTTACATGCTGCCTGCTTTGTGGTCAGGGTCATTAAGCTACTTacattgtcaatattgtcatttCGTTTATTGTCAGACAGCCTAAATTTGTTTtaactctctctgtatctctgatgTCTGGTTTTTGGCCCTTGAAGCAAAAAAATAGTGTTCAACTCCATGATTGCAaatccaaaacaaatacatgGCAGTATCTCATCTTTCCTCCCCAGCCGTGAGCTATCCGTCACTGTATGAATGAATTaaaaactgtatgtgtgtgtgcttgattgAGATGTATCTGCCATCTTTCTAAGTACTATGCAAGTACAAAATGACAGTGAATTATCAAATCCTCTTTGTTCCCTGGAAACATGTATATTTCTCAGTGAGATGCAagga harbors:
- the unc5b gene encoding netrin receptor UNC5B isoform X4 — translated: MLSAQMHRDLARGPLLFLFLFSGYLVADSESSDYSEVLPDSFPSAPAEPLPEFQLEPEDAFIVKNRPVQLRCRAAPATQIYFKCNGEWVNQNDHVTRESLDQVTGLVVREVDISVSRTQVEELFGLEDYWCQCVAWSSAGTTKSTRAYVRIAYLRKNFEQEPLGREVRLDQEVLLQCRPPEGMPPAEVDWLKNEDTIDLALDSNFLMTIDHDLIIKQARLSDTANYTCVARNVVAKRRSSTATLIVYVSGGWSSWTEWSECNTRCGRGWQRRTRSCTNPAPLNGGTFCEGPPFQRVTCTTLCPVDGGWTEWAKWSACGTECTHWRSRECQAPPPRNGGRHCSGSIMESKNCTEGLCTRTLEPGMGVAVYAGLVGALLLCGVLVLCVGILAYRRRCRHLHGDITDSSSALTAAFHPGNYKAPRQDNPHLLHPSAPPDLTATVGPFRGPLFSLQQGANDSPHKIPMTTSPLLDPLPSLKIKVYNSSTLSSLELPPSGGSSDGEILSLKMVGTVGRDREHHGQTLSREPGHSTSATLGHLGGRLTIPNTGVSLLIPPGTIPQGKFYEMYLIISKWEKTTLPSEGNQTVLSPIVSCGPSGMLLSRPVVLTLPHCAQLDTPTPDWILTLKTQTHQGAWEEVLTVGEETLSSPCYLQLEEESCHVLLEQLGTYGLVGQSAPPQSACKRLQLALFAPRAPCLSLDYSLRIYCIQDTPHALKEVLELEKSLGGVLLEDPKPLMFKDSYHNLRLSIHDIPHSHWRSKLLAKYQEIPFYHIWSGSQRPLHCTFSLERGSLAVSQLACKICVRQVEGEGQIFQLNTDIQETLPPHSPMPSGGTCLPSSQVGPYAFRLPATIRHKICASLDAPSARGCDWRLLAHSLGFDRYLNYFATKPSPTGVLLDLWEACHQGDADLVSLATALEDMGKSEVLVVMTTDGDC
- the unc5b gene encoding netrin receptor UNC5B isoform X5 — encoded protein: MLSAQMHRDLARGPLLFLFLFSGYLVADSESSDYSEVLPDSFPSAPAEPLPEFQLEPEDAFIVKNRPVQLRCRAAPATQIYFKCNGEWVNQNDHVTRESLDQVTGLVVREVDISVSRTQVEELFGLEDYWCQCVAWSSAGTTKSTRAYVRIAYLRKNFEQEPLGREVRLDQEVLLQCRPPEGMPPAEVDWLKNEDTIDLALDSNFLMTIDHDLIIKQARLSDTANYTCVARNVVAKRRSSTATLIVYVSGGWSSWTEWSECNTRCGRGWQRRTRSCTNPAPLNGGTFCEGPPFQRVTCTTLCPVDGGWTEWAKWSACGTECTHWRSRECQAPPPRNGGRHCSGSIMESKNCTEGLCTRNKKVSIEHASHPLEPGMGVAVYAGLVGALLLCGVLVLCVGILAYRRRCRHLHGDITDSSSALTAAFHPGNYKAPRQDNPHLLHPSAPPDLTATVGPFRGPLFSLQQGANDSPHKIPMTTSPLLDPLPSLKIKVYNSSTLSSLELPPSGGSSDGEILSLKMVGTVGRDREHHGQTLSREPGHSTSATLGHLGGRLTIPNTGVSLLIPPGTIPQGKFYEMYLIISKWEKTTLPSEGNQTVLSPIVSCGPSGMLLSRPVVLTLPHCAQLDTPTPDWILTLKTQTHQGAWEEVLTVGEETLSSPCYLQLEEESCHVLLEQLGTYGLVGQSAPPQSACKRLQLALFAPRAPCLSLDYSLRIYCIQDTPHALKEVLELEKSLGGVLLEDPKPLMFKDSYHNLRLSIHDIPHSHWRSKLLAKYQEIPFYHIWSGSQRPLHCTFSLERGSLAVSQLACKICVRQVEGEGQIFQLNTDIQEVLGRLGLEGERPCHHTRPCPREAPVCPPPRWAPMPFACLPPSATKSVPVLTPLVPADVTGDYWHIAWGSTGISTTLQQNPAPQVFCWTYGRPVTKVTQT